A region from the Musa acuminata AAA Group cultivar baxijiao chromosome BXJ1-10, Cavendish_Baxijiao_AAA, whole genome shotgun sequence genome encodes:
- the LOC135595280 gene encoding large ribosomal subunit protein uL18-like has product MAFVKTQKTKAYSKRYQVKYKRRREGKTDYRARIRLINQDKNKYNTPKYRFVVRFSNKDICAQVISASIAGDLVLASAYAHELPQYGLEVGLTNYAAAYCTGLLLARRVLKMLEMDDEYQGNVEATGEDFSVEPAESRRPFRALLDVGLVRTTTGNRVFGALKGALDGGLDIPHSDKRFAGFKNDEKQLDAEVHRNYIFGGHVASYMRALMEDEPDKYQTHFSEYIKKGIEPDDIEEMYKKVHAAIRADPSAIKSTKEPPTEHKRYNLKKLTYEERKAKLIERLNALNASGGADDDDEDEDDE; this is encoded by the exons ATG GCCTTTGTCAAGACTCAAAAAACGAAGGCTTACTCCAAGCGCTATCAAGTCAAATACAAGAGACGGAGAG AGGGGAAGACCGATTACCGTGCACGGATCAGGTTGATTAACCAGGACAAGAACAAATACAATACACCTAAATATCGTTTTGTTGTTCGATTT AGTAATAAAGATATTTGTGCACAAGTAATATCTGCAAGCATTGCTGGTGATCTGGTTCTCGCATCTGCTTATGCTCATGAACTGCCACAATATGGACTTGAAGTTGGTCTTACTAACTATGCTGCAg CCTATTGCACTGGACTTCTCCTGGCAAGGCGAGTCCTGAAGATGCTTGAAATGGATGATGAATACCAGGGGAATGTAGAG GCCACTGGCGAGGACTTCTCTGTTGAACCTGCTGAGAGCAGGAGGCCCTTCCGTGCTCTGCTTGATGTTGGCCTTGTGAGGACAACAACTGGCAACCGAGTGTTTGGTGCTCTTAAG GGAGCATTAGATGGTGGACTTGATATCCCTCACAGTGATAAGAGATTTGCTGGTTTTAAGAACGACGAGAAGCAACTTGATGCGGAGGTTCACAGAAATTACATTTTTGGTGGTCATGTTGCCTCTTACATGAGG GCTTTGATGGAGGATGAACCAGATAAGTACCAGACACACTTCAGTGAATATATCAAGAAAGGTATTGAGCCTGATGACATCGAAGAGATGTACAAGAAAGTTCATGCTGCCATTCGTGCAGATCCAAGTGCAATAAAATCTACGAAAGAACCACCAACGGAGCACAAGAG ATATAACTTGAAGAAGCTTACTTATGAGGAAAGAAAGGCTAAACTCATTGAACGATTGAATGCGCTTAATGCATCTGGTggtgctgatgatgatgatgaggacgaAGATGATGAGTGA